From a region of the Deltaproteobacteria bacterium genome:
- a CDS encoding acetyl-CoA carboxylase biotin carboxylase subunit — MFSKVLIANRGEIAVRLIRGCRELGIATVAIYSEADATAPHVLAADDAVCIGPPAPAESYLNISRIVDSARQSGAQAVHPGYGFLAENAAFAQAVTDAGLTFIGPRAAAMAAMGDKVAARKRVAAAGVPVVPAVEDVANPLAWPRVAELIGFPLLIKAAAGGGGKGMRIVHDESELAAAFAAAGREAQSAFGDGRLFIERYLERPRHVEVQVLGDQHGAIIDLGERECSIQRRHQKIIEETPSPALTPDLRAQMTAAALAAAHAVNYSNAGTVEFLLDHDGRFYFLEMNTRLQVEHPITELVTGVDLVQAQLRIAAGEPLWLRQDDIRPRGHALECRVYAEDPAQQFLPSPGLVRHLREPQGPGIRVDSGIMAGFTVPLHYDPLLAKVSVWGETRAAARQRMLAALANYVVLGCTTSLPFLLDVLEHPAFAAGDTHTHFIEEHFPVWHRREQHRAVAAMAAAIDAARPRRRATGHEPAAPSSPWVTLGHWRLRQG; from the coding sequence ATGTTCTCCAAGGTCCTGATTGCCAATCGCGGCGAGATCGCCGTCCGCCTCATCCGCGGCTGCCGTGAGCTGGGGATTGCGACGGTGGCGATTTACTCCGAGGCCGACGCCACCGCGCCGCACGTGCTGGCAGCCGACGACGCCGTCTGCATCGGACCACCGGCGCCGGCTGAGAGCTACCTCAATATCTCGCGCATAGTCGACAGCGCCCGCCAGAGCGGCGCCCAAGCCGTGCATCCGGGTTACGGTTTTCTGGCCGAGAACGCCGCGTTTGCACAGGCAGTGACAGACGCGGGGCTGACCTTCATCGGACCGCGCGCGGCCGCCATGGCGGCGATGGGCGACAAGGTCGCCGCCCGTAAACGCGTCGCGGCCGCCGGTGTGCCGGTGGTACCGGCAGTGGAGGACGTAGCCAACCCCCTCGCCTGGCCGCGGGTGGCGGAGCTAATCGGCTTTCCGCTGCTGATCAAGGCTGCGGCCGGCGGCGGCGGTAAAGGCATGCGCATCGTGCACGACGAGAGCGAGTTGGCCGCCGCCTTTGCCGCCGCCGGGCGCGAGGCGCAGTCGGCGTTCGGCGACGGGCGGCTGTTCATCGAGCGCTACCTCGAACGACCGCGCCACGTCGAGGTGCAAGTGCTCGGCGACCAGCACGGCGCCATCATCGACCTCGGCGAGCGCGAGTGCTCGATCCAGCGCCGCCACCAGAAGATCATCGAGGAGACGCCTTCGCCGGCCCTGACGCCGGACTTACGCGCACAGATGACGGCCGCGGCGCTGGCTGCGGCGCACGCGGTCAACTACTCCAATGCCGGCACGGTGGAGTTCCTACTTGACCACGACGGGCGCTTCTACTTCCTCGAGATGAACACCCGGCTGCAAGTGGAGCATCCCATCACCGAGCTGGTCACCGGCGTCGATCTGGTGCAGGCGCAGCTGCGCATCGCCGCCGGCGAGCCGCTGTGGCTGCGGCAGGACGACATTCGCCCGCGCGGCCACGCGCTCGAGTGCCGGGTCTACGCCGAAGACCCGGCGCAGCAGTTCCTGCCCAGCCCGGGACTAGTACGCCACCTGCGCGAGCCGCAGGGGCCCGGCATCCGTGTCGATTCCGGCATCATGGCCGGCTTCACCGTGCCGCTGCACTACGATCCGCTGCTGGCCAAGGTGTCGGTGTGGGGCGAGACCCGCGCGGCGGCGCGCCAGCGCATGCTCGCCGCCCTGGCGAATTACGTTGTTCTCGGCTGCACCACCTCTTTGCCGTTTCTCTTGGATGTGCTCGAGCACCCCGCCTTTGCCGCCGGCGACACGCACACGCACTTCATCGAGGAGCACTTCCCCGTCTGGCACCGCCGCGAACAACACCGCGCCGTCGCCGCCATGGCGGCGGCCATCGACGCCGCCCGGCCGCGGCGCCGGGCGACCGGACATGAACCAGCCGCTCCTTCGTCACCGTGGGTCACACTCGGTCACTGGCGACTGAGGCAGGGCTAG
- a CDS encoding acetyl-CoA carboxylase biotin carboxyl carrier protein subunit — translation MPERSAARDHTAATLAAPQVLAPMPGKVLEVLVQPGDHVEQGDGLLILEAMKMENRLVAEAPGTVVEVRTVAGSMVEGGQVLLVLAYDEDCR, via the coding sequence ATGCCCGAGCGCAGCGCCGCCCGCGATCACACGGCCGCGACGCTGGCGGCACCGCAGGTGCTCGCCCCCATGCCCGGCAAGGTGCTCGAGGTGTTGGTGCAACCGGGAGATCACGTCGAGCAAGGCGATGGGCTGCTCATCCTCGAAGCGATGAAGATGGAGAATCGCCTGGTGGCCGAAGCCCCCGGCACGGTGGTCGAAGTTCGCACCGTGGCCGGCAGCATGGTCGAAGGCGGACAAGTGCTACTGGTGCTCGCTTACGACGAGGATTGCCGTTAG